One Haemorhous mexicanus isolate bHaeMex1 chromosome 7, bHaeMex1.pri, whole genome shotgun sequence genomic window, GTAAGGAGAAAATAGAGGCCAGCCAGTTGTGAACCAGGCATGtgtgagtggaaaaaaaaaaaattcttgtcaTAAATCTATAATAGAAATAACTGCCCAATAAAGtaaattcttgctttttttgctgttcaCAGATACAATCCCCTCCACTGTTGCACCGACAGGTAAGGCTGAGTCCCAAAATTAGCTCTGTAAAGAGTCTCCCCAGTGCTCAGAGCCTAATTTTTAACTCAAAAAATAATGTGATTACAGCTCCTTAGCAGGCAGTTTTCTACAAAGGCACATGCTCTGAATTACAAGTTATTGCTCCAAATTACTATTTATTCACCCACTGCAAgattatttctttatattttcattatttctgtgcATTGCTAGTACAAACTGTGTTTGCCACTTACCTGCTaataattaatgaaaacatGAGGCAAGTCTTTACACTCCAGGTCTAAGTTTCTgattccattaatttttttgctgAAATAATCATAAGACTCTGGAAGCCCTAAAGTACAGACTCTATTACTGTTTCTTGGGATTTCTAGGTGTTAATTATGCCCTTCATAATCCACAGTCACAGAAGAGCAGGTGTTCTCTACcatacagaatcacagaatcatgagTATATGTTTTATTATATGCAACacagaaatcaaaatattaaattaatgaaGGCAAATTTTTGTaatcaaaaataaaaggttGGGCAATGACTCATTGCCACACAAAGCCCAAATTTATTTACCTTCATCAAGACTTTCATTCATGTGTTCATTCCTAATTGCTGCCAATCTCTCTGTGCTCTGTATTTCCTCAAGTGGCTCCAGATGTGTCTTCTGCACCCACTACTGTCACAGAGGAAACGACCACATCAGCTCCTGAAATCCCAGCCACAGCTGATGAAGGTAAGGACAGCCATTTCACATGAGCTTTTTAAAGCAAACACTGTTAAATTAGTGTTTTCAGCTAAACCATGTAAATATCTCAGCTAAATCTGTAAATATTCAGAGCAGACAATATAGTTGTCCTTAGTTCCTCTTTTCTGAGGGAACAATCCCCCCAACAACATCTTCACTTGAAAAATATCAGCCTGTCAGGCAGGGATACCTACACTTACTGATTAATACCTCTGAGTTGTAGCTGTAAAGAACACACTTACCAATTCACAAAGAAAAACTGTCCAGATCATTGTAATTCCGTGTGTGTGAAATCCATAAAATTCTGGAAACATTAAGGAGCACAGACTGGCATTTGCACCCATTTCCCTCAGCTGGGGAATGAGCCTCTCCAGTTATTCAGCAGACTGATGAtcatggaaaggtttgggttgggagggaccctaAAAATCACCTGGGTCCTATCttcttccatgggcagggacaccaccCACTAGATCAGTTTTATTATTAAACCTGAGTCCTAAATCAAGGCACAAGCTCTTGAAATCGCTCTTAAGCTTTTAATTGCTGCTTGCAGCCATTGAATTTCTCACCCTTTCAGCCTCCCACCcttccaccaccaccacagagcagagcaggacatcAGAAATCCCGATTACACCGCAGACAGGTAAAGAGCATCTGCACAACATGCAGCAGGTCAGAAAAACGTGGCTGGGTCAGGACTTCAGTGGAGAAGCCAAAATATGCTGCCAAATCAGCACCTCTCAGTGCAGCTCATGTCTGCCTACGAATTTGGCCActgagctgctgtcagcaggcAGGTGGGGGCTGTgagtgctgtgggcagagcctgctgtgaGGATGGGGCACATTTTGAACCCACTGGAATCTGAAGGCATTTCAATGCATCAGGAGCTGATTCCAGCCTCACCTGAGTGCTCTTTCCCTCTTGTTTCCACGTTTCTTCCTCTTGCTCACAGCCTCTGCAAATGCTTCAGAACCAAACGCCTTACCTGCTGAACTGGTAGCAGAGGAGACAACCTCGGCTGCAGAAATCCTTTCCACACTGGCTGAAGGTGAGATACAGGCACAATGCCATAAAATCTAATAGCAGTGCTTGAGTTTGGGCAAAATGGATTACATTGATAGGATTAAAGTAAATCAATGAACCTCAAGATCATCCAACTACAAGCTCATTGTCTTGGTGAAGAAGCAAAGTTGGGGAGAGAGGCTGAACCAGGCAGTAAAGgatgggaaaaaacaaacccaagccATTTTCCTTAAATTACAAGGTATCCCAGAAAAATTAGGCTCTATCACTGTTCTATCTAAGCCCTGATTTTCCTATAAGCAGGAATGCTGTACACCTCAGAGGAAAAGTATATGGTTAAAATGCAGACAATATTTAATGTCACCTTTTGATTCTGTATTAAGTAATACAGCATTACTCTGGCTTATATGCTGTGGGTCTTGGTggaaaaaatatacatttaaaatgcacacaatatttaatttaatattttctttctcacagcAACAGTCTCTCCTACTGCTGAACCTGTAGATGTAATCACATGTAAGTAAAACAGTGTTACTGTGGCATACATACTATCagtcttgaggaaaaaaaaaaatacatttaaaatgcacacaatatttaatttaatcttTTCTCTCTCACAGCAACAGTCTCTCCTACTGCTGAACCTGCAGATGTATTCACATGTAATTAAAATAGCATTTCTGTGGCGTACATACTATCAGtcttgaaattaaattttatgtgcattttaaatgtatttttttttcctcaccttttctttttttttttctttctcacagcAACAGCATCTTCTTCTGCTGAACCTGCAGATGTAAACACACGTAAGTAAAATAGCATTACTGTGGTGTACATGCTATCAgtctttagggaaaaaaaaaaaccatttaaaatgcaaatttaataaattttaatttcaccttttctttttcacagcaaCAGTCTCTCCTAGTACTGCACCAGCAGACACTACCCCTGGTAAGTAATAAAGAGTAACTATGGCCTATATGCTGTgggtgtcaggggaaaaaatacatgTAACATGCAGACAAtacttaaattaatttttctttctcacagaAGCAACATCCACTGGTGCACCAGCAGACAATGCCACCTGTAAGTAATGCAAGACTGCTCTGCTTTACATGTTTAGCTGTATGCCATGCTCTGATCATGTATTGACTGCCTCCCTGCCTCcataataatataatttcatCAATTAGAATTGGAAGTAATCCCACTTGCCTTCCCTTTGGCTTCCAGATAATAATAAAGGAgcaaaagggaaaggggaaacaaaGAAACTCTGGCCCTGATGAAAgaactgggatggggcagaTTACATCAATACAAACTCAGATTTGCTCTTGGTCATCCCATTCCCAGAAAATCATCCTTCCTacacttcccagagctgcacccCAATCCCTGCACACTCTGGGATGTATTTGCCATGTGAGTGGGCAGCTTCAGTGCCCACCAAGGCACCCCAGCCCTcgccagcacagggcactgggCAGACACTGCATGTCAGGAACTTTATCCCAGCCCCAAACTGGTGTTCAGCAAACAGCCCcaggctcccagagctgagccatggccagaggcagcacagggatgggttTTCCTCCCACTCTGGAACATTGTCCAGCCCCCAAGTGAGCCCATGAGTCTCCTGAGGTTTGGGTATCTCTCacctgtccagctctgggaaagCAGTTTTTAACCTGAAGTTTTGTTTCCTCTCATGTCTCTGATCAGCCCCTGCAGAAGACACAACATCTGGAGCAGCAGGTGTGTATGACCTCAGTATATTGGTCAGAATTTCAGGATCAAGCATCAGCTTGAGTAAAATCCTGCTCCACTCCCCCTTTCCAGCCCTGGCTTTGCCCACACAGTAATGGAACAGACACTGaagtgtggttttgttttctctttgacaGTCACAACTGAGCTCACCACAGCTGAAAACCCAGGTATTTATTCTGGTCCTTTCTGCAGCTGTGGGGAACACTGCACTATATTCCATGTGAGTCATCCATGCATTAGAACATAGAAAATGTTTGACTTTCACTTTTCTCTTCTCACAGTGACAAGCTCACCCGCTGCATCAGTCCCTCCAACTCCTGAAACAACTGACAATGCCACTGGTAAATGAAGCAGATTTACCCTGGTTTATACCCTTAATTCCCTACCAAAACTGGGATCTGATGATGTGCTGGCAAGGCTCCCTGTCTCCATGCATCATCTCATTAAACTAATATTGAAAtttagggatatttttttttttggcttccATACAAATCAAGGGATCTGAATTGTTTGCATTGATATGGGAGGAATACCTGCTCTGCTACAAGTTCTAAGGAACTGGAATTCACTGGGGCAGACACACCACACCAACAAAATTCAGATTTCCTCTAGATCACCTCACTCCTACAAAGCCAGCCCCCCTGCACGTCCAAATTGCATCCCCACTGGGAGTTGAGGCAGTGGGAATCCTTTTGACATATTCAGTGGTATTTGCTTTGAACCTTAGTTTTCCACAGTGGGCTTTGTCTTTTGAAAAAACTGAATTGCAAATTCTGCTCACTAGTTGATAATGTTCTGCCTcagctgctcacagagcagagccagggttTATTTTAGAGTCTGGCCATAGCAGCTACACTTTGATAAAAGGCACTTGGCTGCTTTGGTAAACACACAAGAAACTGAACTTCAGGTGCAAAGCAGTCATTTGAGCATGGGGCTATTGCCTCACACAGAGGGATAAACAGAATTAAATCTTGTTCCCATTAATGCTAGTAATATGTCACTTGTAGAACTCCAGCTCCCACACTTTCCTTAGTATGAAATCTTTGTCCATGACAATTCTATTCCCCAGAACTGTTGCTAATAATATTTCCTAGCCCTAATGTGTTCTGCTCATTACAATGTTTATTAACTGATGGCATAAAAGCATGTCTTCTCCTCAATCAGCTCACTTTTTaaccttttctgttttcattaaaagCCAATCCACAGACAAACGCAACAACTACAGGCTCAGGTAAGGTATTTGattatttcttctgtttaatGCCTTCTCTCCCCAAGGGCAGGATACCCTGGGTAAGAGATGTGAGCTGGGAAGTTCATTGGCAGAGGGGATCTGAGTGCAGGGGAAGTGGGAGAGGCTGGATGCAGGCAGAGAGATTGGAAATgccacagctcagccagggATCACACACTGCTTatacagggctggcagcagaaccATCCTCAGTGGTGAGTGCCAAGGGGATCAGCTGGCCCAGGTCTGCACTATTTATGGTCAAAAACCATTTGAATTGTCTTCCCATagcctgccagctctgcccacccagtgccctgtgctctggaggGCTCTCAGGCAGAGACATCTCATGATCCTGGCAAATTCCCCCTCTTCCAGGAGAGAACAAGACCAAGGAGTTACCTCAGGGTTAGATGTTAGTTGTAGGAGGGAGAAATGAGCTTTTAATGGGACACCatcaaagagagagaaattcaTTTCCTTCCCACTCAGCTGCCATTCCAGGCCCACATTTAAATTTGCAAAGCAAGCCAGTAATTAAAATACAtatgcagtaaaaaaaaaaaaaagcagtaaaataccTGCTGCATTCTGCTCTGTGTTTACCTCTGGTTAATCAACATTCAattccttcccctgcagcagagctcattCCCCTGCCTGACTATGTGAGGCAGCTGTTGCTGCAATACCTAAATCGCGTGTGCCAGCCAAGGAGACCTGGGATGCCAGAAATAACATTGGAAGGGTAAATATTTATTCATGCatgaataaatattatttatttatgtgagGTGCCCCAGCCAAGCTGGGATACCCCAAACATGATTTCACATCATTTTGTTACACACTTCAAGTGCTCAGGTACAAGTTGATTTGACTACTCAGTCGAAACCCATACTTCCAATTACCAATCACACTAAAATTTTGCAAAACACCACTATTTCTTGGAAACAGACAGACATTCTTGGTGCATGTCTGTTGATCCAGATGTTCCTGGAGCCATTCTTGCTGGAGTCACTGATTTATGGCACCAGATGATGCTGGCAGGGTTTCAACTACAtgtcagaggggctgggatgctggTGTTGTCTTGGCTGCCCAGGGGAATCCTTCATGGACAGCTCTAAGCTTccaaaaattcaaaatcctTCTTTCCAGGGCTGTCCTTTAGTTTGTTTAATTAAGCATGAACCATAGCAAAATGTGCAGTAAAATTCCCCTACCTCATCACTGTACAGTTTATAATGTGATTTAATATGCATTGACAAAATTCCACGAGGTGCTTTACATGTGTGACATTTGCATGTGTTGTGATGCACATTGCACCAACAGACATCCAAACTCCATGCTGTGGCATGGAAAGAGCAGGGCTTCAGTGCTGTGAGTTGTGATTAACATCACAGCTGGACATTTTTGGGAGAAAGTTTCTTGCAACCGAGGAAACAAACTTAGTGAGCGTGCCACAATCATGAGATGACAATTTATATgtggtgtttattttttcctttttcaggtGTGTATATGACCCAGCCTGTGGGAATCAGCCTTCATCAAGCCAGAGGTTCATCCAGCTCCGTTACAGAGCTCCTGTAACCTCCAGAGTTTGCCTACGGTGTAGAGTATCAGGGTGCATTGtccccccccctcctcctcctcctcccagacccttcccagggAACAGGCCCTTCCctcccagacccttcccagggAACAGGCCCTTCCctcccagacccttcccagggAACAGGCCCTTCCctcccagacccttcccagggAACAGGAGAAGAGCCAGGAGAAGTGCTGATGGTGTCGTTATTGTCATTGTCCCCCAGTAAGGATGCTTCTGATTAGATGCTTCTGATTCTGTTGAGCACCTCTAGACCTGTTGATTGTGTTCCAAGATCTGCTGcttatttctaaaaatacacTAGTGGGTGTAAATCTAAAGGTGTTTAATCTTAGATACACTTGGGTTGCTCAATTTCAGATTTTTCGGATCTGTAAAAGCCTGAACTTCAGTAAATACTCAGTGACAAAAAATAATTGGATCAACTGCCTGTTTTTTCTCAAGACTTTGTTTCTTCTCAATGTTCCTTTAGTTCTAATCGTGCTCAGTTCACACAAAACTCCACCACAGTCCTAACTCTGTGCTCTGCATCTCACAGGAATTGATTTAAAGGGCATTGGGTTCTGAAGGACACAGCATTGACTGGCAGGGATCCACGTGCCAGCTCACACACTCACTGCAGAGTCACATCCAGGCACAAAAGGGATGTTAACATCTGAAAATTGCTTGCAAGTACACGTGTGGGTTTGAGAAATAAAAGGCTACACAGAGTAAATGCAAATTTAGCATTTCCAGAAACCAAAGGGAATTCAAATGCAGTGCAACATCTTTAAACATGTATTTAGTGCCTCCAC contains:
- the LOC132330150 gene encoding mucin-2-like isoform X1, with product MDLHVRLTWLLLLSTTLLAEPASGAWWNQPERDLKSVWDKFAEWIKEKLDKKDTIPSTVAPTVAPDVSSAPTTVTEETTTSAPEIPATADEASHPSTTTTEQSRTSEIPITPQTASANASEPNALPAELVAEETTSAAEILSTLAEATVSPTAEPVDVITSTASSSAEPADVNTPTVSPSTAPADTTPEATSTGAPADNATSPAEDTTSGAAVTTELTTAENPVTSSPAASVPPTPETTDNATANPQTNATTTGSAELIPLPDYVRQLLLQYLNRVCQPRRPGMPEITLEGCVYDPACGNQPSSSQRFIQLRYRAPVTSRVCLRCRVSGCIVPPPPPPPPRPFPGNRPFPPRPFPGNRPFPPRPFPGNRPFPPRPFPGNRRRARRSADGVVIVIVPQ
- the LOC132330150 gene encoding mucin-2-like isoform X2; the encoded protein is MDLHVRLTWLLLLSTTLLAEPASGAWWNQPERDLKSVWDKFAEWIKEKLDKKDTIPSTVAPTVAPDVSSAPTTVTEETTTSAPEIPATADEASHPSTTTTEQSRTSEIPITPQTASANASEPNALPAELVAEETTSAAEILSTLAEATVSPTAEPVDVITSTASSSAEPADVNTPTVSPSTAPADTTPEATSTGAPADNATSPAEDTTSGAAVTTELTTAENPVTSSPAASVPPTPETTDNATANPQTNATTTGSELIPLPDYVRQLLLQYLNRVCQPRRPGMPEITLEGCVYDPACGNQPSSSQRFIQLRYRAPVTSRVCLRCRVSGCIVPPPPPPPPRPFPGNRPFPPRPFPGNRPFPPRPFPGNRPFPPRPFPGNRRRARRSADGVVIVIVPQ